The following proteins come from a genomic window of Acidimicrobiales bacterium:
- a CDS encoding sulfotransferase, with amino-acid sequence MTERTTFDEARDRKLLKLLDVASIPTAMLARCVRPISVERLMKEARSHEGLDDFGEPDITVPLRHLVDPMRRDDRLKNVGELIQRESMRRLLRSRLRIVDHLKRHPEVERTEVDRPVFIIGLPRTGTTLLQHVLASHPEVRAVEGWESFDPLPRGDASRRRDYRNYLTMVKLIAPAALTVHPMEPEGPEEGLEMIDRTLYSQTLAFFGYREYSQWLYSRSDAELIEAYGLYAAQLKLLVGQRPGRLLVKSPALLGMQGVLSLYFPDARFISTHRDLRAVIPSSLSMAAVQGVATRRVDPLSLGSSLISNLGNLTASVLRGVDDMDLARHRDVRFHELMEDPVGVCRDLVSWLGLELSDDLDDRIAKVLREMPRHKYGRHVYRLEQFGLAEADIADLADGYAEQFGLERESSQD; translated from the coding sequence ATGACCGAACGGACCACGTTCGACGAGGCGCGCGATCGGAAACTGTTGAAGCTTCTCGACGTGGCCTCGATCCCGACGGCCATGCTCGCTCGGTGCGTGCGTCCGATTTCCGTCGAGCGGCTGATGAAGGAAGCGCGCTCTCATGAGGGGCTTGACGACTTCGGCGAACCCGACATCACGGTGCCGTTGCGACATCTGGTGGATCCGATGCGTCGCGACGACCGACTCAAGAACGTGGGGGAGTTGATCCAACGCGAGTCGATGCGGCGACTGCTGCGTTCACGGCTGAGGATCGTCGACCACCTGAAGCGCCATCCCGAAGTCGAACGTACCGAGGTCGACCGGCCAGTCTTCATCATCGGGCTTCCCCGGACAGGCACGACCCTGCTCCAGCACGTCCTCGCTTCTCATCCCGAGGTTCGCGCGGTCGAGGGCTGGGAGTCGTTCGACCCGTTGCCCCGCGGGGATGCGTCACGGCGACGGGACTATCGCAACTATCTCACGATGGTGAAGCTGATCGCCCCTGCGGCGCTCACCGTGCATCCGATGGAGCCGGAGGGCCCCGAGGAGGGCCTCGAGATGATCGACCGGACCCTGTACTCACAGACGTTGGCCTTCTTCGGATACCGGGAGTATTCGCAGTGGTTGTACTCCCGTTCAGACGCTGAGCTCATCGAGGCATACGGCCTCTATGCCGCCCAACTGAAGCTCCTCGTCGGACAACGTCCCGGTCGGCTGCTGGTCAAATCGCCTGCGTTGCTGGGCATGCAGGGGGTCCTGAGCCTCTACTTCCCCGATGCCCGTTTCATCTCGACGCATCGTGATCTGCGGGCGGTCATCCCGTCGTCACTCAGCATGGCGGCCGTGCAGGGCGTCGCGACCCGGCGGGTCGACCCGTTGAGTCTTGGTAGCAGTCTCATCTCCAATCTGGGGAACCTGACCGCTTCGGTACTGCGCGGCGTCGATGACATGGATCTGGCTCGACACCGGGACGTCCGGTTCCACGAGCTGATGGAGGATCCGGTGGGTGTTTGTCGCGACCTGGTCTCGTGGCTCGGCCTCGAGCTGTCCGACGACCTGGACGATCGGATCGCGAAGGTGCTGCGGGAGATGCCCCGTCACAAGTA
- a CDS encoding beta-ketoacyl synthase N-terminal-like domain-containing protein produces MNEDRDIAIVGMSALLPEARDVDEYWRNVVNGVDAITDVGTDRWPAVAPTGAIRIGGLELPRRGGFVPTPVAFDALKHKVVPSAAKSPTFDQFVVIDLVADALADAGIGEDDPVRESTDLIVGRGGYPTAGIAQSMGQAEGIEWFTRYLSANIEGISAADIEGIASDIRERFGAPTGEAIETTVPNFAASRAANRLDLMGAAYVVDAACASSLIAVEHAVDRLRSGRADVGIAAGVNFFQYPAFWWMLGMVGATSPTGNSRPFDVSADGIVLSEGAGVVVLKRMADAIRDDNEVYAVVKGVGSSSDGRAKGLLAPSPAGQRLSLERAYRDGSVDPASVGMIETHGTGTRIGDAAELATIREVFGPRPNRHATRPLGSVKSMIGHTIPASGIASMIKMALALRDKVHPPSLNVEAPIEGFDDVDFFVNTELRPWVRDPDHGPRRGAVNAFGFGGVNSHLILEEAGGLANRARRTTGFRSRSPISVVARPSELVIATAPSRAKLAEPLRSVLELVEAEADADLEFAALHLARLAEPSLPWRLAGVVAAADCDVAGLLRELIRRVDASGDVADLGLSIVESADAGGSMVALFGGAAPGMIDDAPSQQLDKYLHFTSAQDALDLVEGGTGHFEDPYGVSFQLRPPRWVPTADRRQMALRFQPVPTSGGENPPPSKWPLLGPVMPAVQYASWLIARDLAFDVERIVAISNGEATALAAADVVDFEPLIRTIRDLYSNDFYTGYDWSSISGGFVYATEDRLSEYLDRHAEVEITVHVDEEMQFIGGPTEVMAQLTEELRADDIVIAEMQLGGIHSRHVRPVTDQLVTEAEAGFEPREPSIPILVATGAGLMDSDGRAVLREISESMSRPLRLWQAIQDMVDEGVRSVVELGPTTQHIQFNKRLDAAEPSVVVCTEKTGVHPVTQLQSVVAELLIAGKRVDPAGLFVGRVPRGFAFRPRRSDRSVELSTTWDPLGDPSSDAGRWKAMRPPMARTARRPFVGETTVAADGSLTNRLRFDLDVDTHIVDHTFVTDDGRPAEKRFPVVALTVLVEAMAETALEATGAPAVREVRDVRVTRWVSLADLRALDVELVARPVVDIDLPEGVDAATEVTLCVDDVVHGTARFLVGPPVPPTSRRTVTPDHLVNVRVPMGPSQIYGERHFFHGPAFQCLHSVDVASEAGVTGTFVTRDPLELFSWAEQPQLALDPVILDGVGQLLAAWFFGTELKMLPTMIDRIEVFGSTPAPGTVLDAAVAPVDVDTDARFSVFDAEVGDGSGLVWMRVSGFRDWLFAEDAALTGIRLAPATHMTSSPLPIAGLPPEVTVTVMPRFQLNELQLTVVPIIILHADEFREYEGFTQRRRKLDYLHGRIALKDAVRAALGRPVHPHTVRGRLLDGRGLQVQIPGHDARVHASVTHGPTGAAAAVAGRPVGVDLETFDALSSVESESFCTPAELAFGSGLVDTAAWKCALWVAKEATAKLTGAGLRGRPFRWEIIGYDHARATVGVRDGETGRVATVFLAWMAGSVLGVALDQIGGAS; encoded by the coding sequence ATGAACGAGGACCGCGATATCGCCATTGTCGGGATGTCGGCACTGTTGCCGGAGGCCCGCGATGTCGACGAGTACTGGCGCAACGTCGTCAACGGAGTCGATGCCATCACCGACGTCGGCACCGACCGGTGGCCGGCCGTGGCGCCAACCGGTGCCATCCGCATCGGCGGACTGGAGCTTCCGCGACGGGGAGGTTTCGTGCCGACCCCCGTCGCCTTCGACGCCCTGAAGCACAAGGTCGTGCCGTCGGCGGCGAAGAGTCCCACGTTCGACCAGTTCGTCGTCATCGATCTCGTGGCCGATGCGCTCGCGGACGCCGGGATCGGTGAGGACGACCCCGTGCGCGAGTCGACGGACCTGATCGTGGGGCGGGGCGGCTACCCGACAGCGGGGATCGCCCAGTCGATGGGACAGGCCGAGGGGATCGAGTGGTTCACCCGTTACCTGTCGGCGAACATCGAGGGGATCTCAGCGGCCGACATCGAGGGGATCGCGTCCGATATCCGCGAGCGGTTCGGAGCGCCGACGGGCGAGGCGATCGAGACGACGGTTCCGAACTTCGCCGCGAGTCGGGCGGCCAACAGACTGGACCTGATGGGCGCCGCCTACGTGGTCGACGCGGCGTGCGCCTCCTCGCTGATCGCGGTGGAGCACGCGGTCGATCGGTTGCGGTCCGGTCGAGCCGACGTGGGTATCGCCGCAGGGGTGAACTTCTTCCAGTACCCGGCCTTCTGGTGGATGCTGGGGATGGTCGGGGCGACCTCCCCGACCGGAAACAGCCGTCCCTTCGACGTGTCGGCCGACGGCATCGTCTTGTCCGAGGGGGCCGGCGTTGTCGTTCTCAAGCGCATGGCCGACGCCATCCGCGACGACAATGAGGTCTACGCGGTGGTGAAGGGAGTCGGGAGCTCGAGCGACGGTCGGGCCAAGGGGCTGCTCGCTCCGTCGCCCGCCGGCCAGCGCCTTTCTCTCGAGCGTGCGTACCGCGATGGCTCGGTTGACCCGGCGAGCGTAGGGATGATCGAGACTCACGGCACCGGTACACGGATCGGAGACGCTGCGGAGCTCGCCACGATCCGCGAGGTATTCGGGCCGCGCCCGAACCGTCATGCCACCCGGCCGCTCGGGTCCGTCAAGTCGATGATCGGTCACACCATCCCCGCGTCGGGGATCGCCTCGATGATCAAGATGGCACTCGCCCTGCGGGACAAGGTGCACCCACCGTCCCTCAACGTCGAGGCACCTATCGAGGGATTCGACGACGTCGACTTCTTCGTAAACACGGAGCTCCGACCCTGGGTCCGCGACCCCGACCACGGCCCCCGACGCGGGGCTGTCAACGCGTTCGGGTTCGGCGGCGTCAACTCCCACCTCATCCTCGAGGAAGCCGGCGGACTGGCCAACCGCGCCCGTCGCACAACGGGGTTCAGGTCCCGAAGCCCGATCAGCGTCGTTGCTCGACCCAGCGAGCTGGTGATTGCCACCGCGCCGAGCAGGGCGAAGCTCGCCGAACCGCTGCGGTCCGTGCTCGAGCTGGTCGAAGCAGAGGCTGACGCCGATCTCGAGTTCGCGGCACTTCACCTGGCGCGTCTCGCTGAGCCGAGCCTGCCGTGGCGGCTCGCAGGCGTGGTCGCCGCGGCCGACTGCGACGTGGCGGGTCTGCTGCGCGAGCTGATCCGGCGCGTCGACGCCAGCGGGGATGTGGCGGATCTCGGACTGAGCATCGTCGAATCCGCCGATGCCGGTGGTTCCATGGTTGCTCTCTTCGGCGGAGCAGCGCCGGGAATGATCGACGATGCGCCATCCCAGCAGCTCGACAAGTACCTCCACTTCACATCGGCACAGGACGCGCTCGACCTGGTCGAGGGCGGGACGGGCCACTTCGAGGACCCGTACGGTGTGAGCTTCCAGCTCCGGCCTCCGCGCTGGGTCCCTACCGCCGATCGTCGCCAGATGGCGCTGAGATTCCAGCCGGTTCCCACCTCCGGTGGCGAGAACCCCCCGCCTTCGAAGTGGCCGCTCCTGGGGCCGGTGATGCCGGCGGTCCAGTACGCGTCGTGGTTGATCGCGCGTGACCTCGCCTTCGATGTGGAGCGGATCGTCGCCATCTCGAACGGCGAGGCGACGGCGTTGGCAGCGGCTGATGTCGTGGACTTCGAACCGCTGATTCGCACGATCAGGGATCTCTACTCCAACGACTTCTACACCGGCTACGACTGGAGCTCGATCTCCGGTGGGTTCGTCTACGCGACCGAAGACCGCCTCAGTGAGTACCTCGATCGCCACGCAGAGGTGGAGATCACGGTCCACGTCGACGAGGAGATGCAGTTCATCGGTGGTCCGACGGAGGTGATGGCCCAACTGACAGAGGAACTCCGTGCTGACGACATCGTCATAGCCGAGATGCAGCTCGGGGGGATCCACAGTCGTCACGTCCGACCCGTGACGGACCAGTTGGTCACCGAGGCCGAGGCGGGATTCGAACCGAGGGAACCGTCGATTCCGATCCTCGTCGCGACGGGTGCGGGCCTCATGGACTCCGACGGGCGTGCGGTGCTGCGCGAGATCAGCGAGTCGATGTCGCGACCACTGAGGCTGTGGCAGGCCATTCAGGACATGGTCGACGAGGGTGTCCGCTCAGTCGTCGAGCTTGGCCCCACGACTCAGCACATCCAGTTCAACAAGCGCCTCGACGCCGCGGAGCCATCGGTGGTCGTGTGCACCGAGAAGACCGGTGTCCACCCCGTCACCCAACTCCAATCGGTGGTTGCCGAGCTGCTGATCGCGGGCAAGCGCGTCGATCCCGCCGGGCTGTTCGTCGGTCGTGTCCCCCGGGGGTTCGCCTTCCGACCGAGGCGATCGGACCGGTCCGTCGAGTTGTCGACCACATGGGATCCCCTCGGGGACCCCTCCAGCGACGCCGGACGGTGGAAGGCCATGCGGCCACCGATGGCCCGCACTGCGCGCCGCCCCTTCGTCGGGGAGACGACAGTCGCCGCCGACGGCTCGCTCACCAACCGTCTCCGCTTCGACTTGGACGTCGACACCCACATCGTGGACCACACGTTCGTCACCGACGATGGCCGTCCTGCAGAGAAGAGGTTCCCGGTCGTGGCGCTGACAGTTCTCGTCGAGGCCATGGCCGAGACGGCGCTCGAGGCAACCGGAGCGCCGGCCGTTCGCGAGGTACGCGACGTCAGGGTCACGCGCTGGGTCTCACTCGCCGATCTGCGGGCGCTCGACGTTGAACTCGTGGCACGACCTGTCGTCGATATCGACCTCCCCGAGGGTGTCGACGCCGCGACCGAGGTCACGCTCTGCGTCGATGACGTGGTGCACGGAACCGCGCGGTTCCTCGTCGGTCCGCCGGTCCCGCCGACCAGCCGGCGGACGGTCACCCCGGACCATCTCGTCAACGTCCGCGTTCCCATGGGTCCCTCGCAGATCTACGGCGAGCGCCACTTCTTCCACGGTCCCGCCTTTCAGTGCCTCCACTCGGTCGACGTGGCATCGGAAGCGGGAGTGACCGGGACCTTCGTAACCCGTGACCCGCTCGAGTTGTTCTCGTGGGCCGAACAGCCGCAGCTCGCTCTCGATCCGGTGATCCTCGACGGCGTGGGCCAACTGCTCGCAGCGTGGTTCTTCGGGACCGAGCTGAAGATGTTGCCGACGATGATCGACAGGATCGAGGTGTTCGGTTCGACACCGGCACCGGGGACGGTCCTCGATGCGGCTGTGGCGCCCGTCGACGTCGACACCGATGCTCGCTTCTCCGTATTCGATGCCGAGGTCGGCGATGGGAGCGGCCTCGTCTGGATGCGGGTGAGCGGTTTCCGCGACTGGCTCTTCGCCGAGGACGCGGCCCTCACCGGAATCCGGCTCGCTCCGGCGACGCACATGACCTCGTCTCCGTTGCCGATCGCCGGGCTGCCTCCCGAGGTCACGGTCACCGTGATGCCCCGTTTCCAGCTGAACGAACTCCAGCTGACCGTCGTGCCGATCATCATCTTGCATGCCGACGAGTTCCGTGAGTACGAAGGCTTCACGCAGCGGCGTCGGAAGCTGGACTATCTCCACGGTCGGATAGCGCTGAAGGACGCCGTTCGGGCGGCTCTGGGGCGCCCGGTGCATCCCCACACGGTGCGTGGCAGGTTGCTCGACGGCCGGGGTTTGCAGGTCCAGATCCCCGGTCACGACGCCCGTGTGCACGCGAGCGTGACACATGGCCCCACGGGTGCCGCGGCGGCCGTCGCCGGGCGTCCGGTCGGTGTGGACCTCGAGACCTTCGATGCGTTGAGCTCCGTCGAGTCGGAGTCTTTCTGCACCCCTGCGGAGTTGGCGTTCGGCAGCGGACTGGTCGACACGGCGGCGTGGAAGTGTGCGCTGTGGGTTGCCAAGGAGGCGACGGCGAAGCTGACCGGTGCGGGGCTGCGCGGTCGTCCGTTCCGTTGGGAGATCATCGGCTACGACCACGCGCGTGCAACCGTCGGCGTCCGCGATGGCGAGACCGGTCGCGTCGCCACGGTGTTCCTCGCATGGATGGCCGGCTCCGTGCTCGGTGTGGCCCTTGATCAGATCGGCGGTGCGTCATGA
- a CDS encoding SDR family NAD(P)-dependent oxidoreductase gives MVGGSSRAAQIIEELGALGVVVRQVNSPEAVTDPTTVGLLDLSALDGFQVSADAAVDRVQATLELARAVDARPEQISVVVVTSVDGRHGFAGGELVADAPIQATGVGFWKGAAKEWRRHRVRCVDVASTVEASAIARHVSSELAGAIPGDELEHGLDSEGLWAIRLESHAVSGDTELAADAVVLAVGGAQGIGADILAGAVAGPGRTIVIAGRTDPAVTEESAALSAATTEAEIRDVLIAEVRAAGDRPKPVEIERSLRRLLSERRVRATVSQLTGLGANVEYHSLDGRDAAALVALVASTIERYGRLDLVLHAAGVIADAPVTRKDDESMERVLVTKVAPALALCDAVPDETTVLFFGSVAGRLGNASQSDYGAANEFLAKLAASRRSVGADVRCLAWGPWDSGMVSSGLIAAYDALGIVPIAVTAGVEAFARELTDSPGRAEVVLANSTDVMAGLRWPPSAATILGS, from the coding sequence GTGGTCGGCGGGTCCAGCCGCGCTGCGCAGATCATCGAGGAACTCGGGGCGCTCGGCGTGGTCGTCCGGCAGGTCAACTCGCCGGAGGCCGTGACGGATCCGACCACGGTTGGTCTGTTGGATCTGAGCGCGCTCGACGGATTCCAGGTGAGCGCCGACGCGGCAGTCGACCGGGTGCAGGCGACGCTGGAGCTCGCCAGGGCTGTGGATGCCCGTCCGGAGCAGATCAGCGTCGTAGTCGTGACGTCAGTCGACGGCCGGCACGGGTTCGCCGGCGGTGAACTCGTCGCGGATGCGCCCATCCAGGCGACGGGAGTGGGTTTCTGGAAGGGCGCCGCGAAGGAATGGCGGCGCCACAGGGTGCGCTGTGTCGACGTCGCGTCGACGGTCGAAGCGTCCGCGATCGCCCGCCACGTTTCCTCGGAGCTTGCCGGCGCCATACCCGGTGACGAGCTCGAACATGGCCTCGACAGCGAGGGGCTCTGGGCGATCCGCTTGGAGTCCCACGCCGTCAGCGGGGACACGGAGCTCGCCGCCGACGCCGTCGTTCTCGCCGTCGGCGGGGCCCAGGGCATCGGTGCGGACATCCTCGCCGGTGCCGTCGCAGGCCCCGGCCGCACGATCGTGATCGCGGGTCGCACCGATCCGGCTGTGACGGAGGAATCGGCAGCGCTCTCCGCCGCCACCACCGAGGCCGAGATCCGCGACGTTCTGATCGCCGAGGTGCGGGCCGCAGGTGACCGTCCCAAGCCGGTGGAGATCGAACGATCGCTGCGACGCCTTCTGTCCGAGCGGCGCGTTCGGGCGACTGTCTCCCAGCTGACAGGTCTCGGAGCGAACGTCGAGTACCACTCCCTCGACGGGCGAGATGCCGCCGCCCTGGTCGCACTGGTCGCCTCGACGATCGAACGGTACGGCCGCCTGGACCTCGTGTTGCATGCAGCGGGCGTCATCGCCGACGCCCCGGTCACCCGCAAGGACGACGAGTCCATGGAGCGGGTGCTCGTCACCAAGGTGGCTCCGGCCCTGGCCCTGTGTGACGCGGTCCCCGATGAGACGACAGTGCTGTTCTTCGGTTCGGTGGCTGGGCGTCTGGGCAACGCCTCGCAGTCCGACTACGGCGCTGCCAACGAGTTCCTGGCCAAGCTCGCAGCGTCCCGACGTTCGGTCGGCGCCGACGTCCGGTGCCTTGCCTGGGGACCGTGGGACTCCGGGATGGTGTCATCGGGGCTCATTGCGGCCTACGACGCTCTCGGCATCGTTCCGATCGCGGTCACAGCGGGGGTGGAGGCCTTCGCCCGGGAGCTGACCGACTCGCCGGGTCGGGCCGAGGTCGTCCTGGCCAACAGCACCGACGTCATGGCGGGGTTGCGATGGCCGCCATCCGCCGCCACGATTCTGGGATCGTGA